A portion of the Rhodococcus pseudokoreensis genome contains these proteins:
- a CDS encoding ATP-binding protein, producing the protein MSKARTRSGNVPSTATSFVGRRQQRKEIRDRLANGRLVSLIGPGGVGKTRLALHVADETNHLFENGVYFVELASVSDGGDVPSAVIHALGIVDQSNRDATAKLIEYLRDREILLILDNCEHVLPGCVALVSEILRYAPSTRILVTTRTSLTMTEEFLYPVPPLTVPDDAAPVTVESLSQFESIRLLHERAEAASPGFVLDEHNAAAAARLVIQLEGIPLAIELAVARMRILSLDQILERLTDRFGLLTMGSRSAAPRQQTLRSLVDWSFALCTEPERDLWARLSVFAGSFDLTSAEGVCGGGDAEGGHLSTTTLDLLSSLVNQSILGVEDQESTMRFRMLETIRAYGAEILALTGDSEKFHSRHRQYFLGVVKGLERSWCGPDQAASAKWMRIERENLRAALDTVGPGHDYQLELIAGLRYRWYADGYIAEGRRWADEALDAPDGDRAPTPARAKALWVAARVSLLQGDHEVAALRLDECEALATQLHLADAAAHCVGLRGLAAQLRGDLAEAETHFEVALRELADVGETAEWLMASFEYAVVLSLDGRSAEASAVSTSALAVCRDRGERWARSYLKWSQGLDHWLQGDFTAAHETALDALRDHRIFDPSLGTALMTELLAWIAGSTGQFERAAQLIGASRSLWRRTGTELVAFGPTLTGYHSACRGLLEQAMAPRALSAALQAGAKRSPTGIIAYALAEQVAESIPEDEPPALTSRQQEIAALISKGLTSPQIAAALVISVRTVESHIENIMTRLGFVSRSQIASWYIGQSH; encoded by the coding sequence GTGTCGAAGGCGAGAACTCGCAGCGGCAACGTTCCGTCCACCGCGACCAGCTTCGTCGGCAGGCGTCAGCAGCGCAAGGAGATCCGCGACCGCCTGGCGAACGGACGGCTGGTGAGCCTGATCGGGCCGGGCGGAGTCGGCAAGACCCGATTGGCGTTGCACGTCGCCGACGAGACGAACCACCTTTTCGAAAACGGCGTGTACTTCGTCGAATTGGCGTCCGTCTCGGACGGAGGCGACGTACCTTCTGCAGTCATTCACGCACTGGGAATTGTCGATCAGTCGAATCGTGACGCCACGGCAAAGCTGATCGAATATCTTCGCGATCGCGAGATCCTGCTCATCCTCGACAATTGCGAGCACGTGCTCCCGGGGTGCGTCGCATTGGTCAGCGAAATTCTGCGATATGCGCCGTCGACACGGATTCTGGTCACTACCCGCACCTCGCTGACGATGACCGAAGAATTCCTTTATCCAGTACCTCCACTCACCGTTCCCGATGACGCGGCGCCGGTCACCGTGGAATCCTTGTCGCAATTCGAGTCGATCCGATTACTCCATGAACGTGCGGAGGCCGCCTCGCCCGGTTTCGTCCTCGACGAGCACAATGCTGCCGCAGCGGCGCGTTTGGTTATTCAGCTGGAGGGAATTCCGCTGGCAATCGAACTCGCGGTCGCCCGAATGCGCATTCTTTCGCTCGACCAGATCCTGGAACGACTGACGGACCGATTCGGGCTGCTCACAATGGGAAGTCGATCGGCCGCACCGCGCCAGCAGACCCTCCGATCGCTCGTCGATTGGAGTTTTGCACTCTGCACGGAACCGGAACGTGATCTGTGGGCGCGCCTCTCCGTTTTCGCAGGCAGTTTCGACCTGACGTCGGCCGAAGGCGTGTGCGGGGGCGGAGACGCCGAGGGCGGCCACCTGTCCACAACCACGCTCGATCTGTTGAGTTCCCTGGTGAATCAATCCATCCTCGGAGTCGAGGACCAAGAATCGACGATGCGCTTCCGGATGCTGGAAACCATCCGGGCCTACGGCGCAGAGATACTCGCGCTGACGGGAGACTCCGAGAAATTCCACAGCCGCCACCGTCAGTACTTTCTCGGCGTGGTCAAAGGCCTGGAACGGTCCTGGTGCGGGCCCGACCAAGCCGCCTCTGCCAAGTGGATGCGCATCGAGCGGGAAAATCTCCGCGCCGCGCTGGACACCGTAGGCCCGGGCCACGACTACCAACTCGAGTTGATCGCCGGACTGCGATATCGCTGGTACGCCGATGGATACATTGCCGAGGGTCGCAGGTGGGCAGACGAAGCGCTCGACGCACCCGACGGTGACCGGGCGCCCACGCCGGCCCGGGCAAAAGCGCTGTGGGTCGCTGCCAGGGTGTCGCTTCTCCAGGGCGACCACGAGGTGGCAGCACTGCGCCTCGACGAATGCGAAGCATTGGCGACGCAGCTTCACCTTGCTGATGCGGCGGCCCACTGCGTCGGGCTGCGGGGACTCGCTGCACAGCTTCGCGGCGACCTTGCCGAGGCCGAGACTCATTTCGAGGTCGCGCTGCGAGAGTTGGCCGACGTCGGCGAGACCGCCGAATGGCTGATGGCGTCCTTCGAGTACGCCGTCGTGCTTTCCCTCGACGGCCGTAGCGCGGAAGCCTCGGCCGTCAGCACGTCGGCGCTGGCCGTGTGCCGGGATCGCGGTGAACGATGGGCGCGCTCGTACCTGAAGTGGAGCCAGGGCCTCGACCACTGGCTGCAAGGCGACTTCACCGCGGCACATGAGACCGCGCTCGACGCGCTTCGTGATCACCGCATCTTCGATCCGTCCCTGGGGACCGCCCTGATGACCGAGCTTCTGGCCTGGATCGCGGGATCGACCGGTCAGTTCGAGCGCGCGGCACAACTGATAGGGGCCTCTCGAAGCCTGTGGCGGCGCACGGGCACGGAATTGGTGGCATTCGGACCGACACTCACGGGATATCACTCTGCCTGCCGCGGTCTGCTCGAGCAGGCCATGGCGCCTCGGGCCCTGTCGGCAGCTCTACAGGCAGGCGCAAAGCGGTCCCCGACGGGAATCATCGCCTATGCACTGGCGGAACAGGTCGCCGAGTCGATTCCCGAGGATGAGCCACCCGCGCTCACCAGTCGGCAGCAAGAGATCGCAGCCCTGATATCGAAGGGCCTGACCAGTCCACAGATCGCGGCGGCTCTCGTGATCTCCGTGCGCACCGTGGAGAGCCACATCGAGAACATCATGACGCGCCTCGGGTTCGTCTCGCGCAGCCAGATCGCCTCGTGGTACATCGGACAGTCCCACTGA
- a CDS encoding AraC family transcriptional regulator, whose translation MRESFSGTQSSGEHPGGGIRNPDWDAVSHAVSDAYFPHELMPLAASGPATSSGVSALHLGPLHIVRINWGADVAVHSEHPGAVGINIPLRGELETRIRGRLVVSTPGFATVNPADTPADITRWPGTCTILGVKIDRDFVQRELWRVTGRADAVIPDQIDLRRPAAASWFRLLSSIVDQPVDDALLTNTHVAQGLAASLTDGFLLAVLPDETDDRYAVRPRIVTRVIDAIHAEPDRLWTAAEMADVAGVSVRRLQEGFRIYLGKTPRECLTEIRLAGVRAELASGSARSVTDVALKWGFTHFGRFAAAFRQRYGVPPSSLLH comes from the coding sequence TTGCGCGAGAGCTTTTCCGGCACCCAGTCAAGCGGCGAGCACCCCGGGGGTGGCATACGAAATCCCGATTGGGACGCGGTGTCCCATGCAGTATCCGACGCCTATTTTCCGCATGAGCTCATGCCCCTGGCGGCTTCCGGCCCTGCCACGTCTTCAGGGGTGTCGGCCCTGCATCTCGGGCCGCTGCACATTGTGCGAATCAATTGGGGCGCTGATGTTGCCGTTCACAGTGAGCATCCCGGCGCCGTCGGCATCAACATCCCGCTTCGCGGCGAGCTGGAGACCCGGATCAGGGGGCGACTCGTCGTGTCCACCCCGGGCTTCGCCACGGTCAACCCCGCTGACACGCCGGCCGATATCACGCGGTGGCCGGGCACCTGCACGATTCTCGGCGTCAAGATCGATCGGGATTTCGTCCAACGCGAGTTGTGGCGCGTGACAGGCCGAGCCGACGCAGTGATCCCCGATCAGATCGATTTGCGCAGGCCCGCTGCTGCAAGCTGGTTTCGACTGCTGAGCAGCATTGTCGATCAACCCGTTGATGACGCGCTGTTGACCAACACACATGTGGCACAGGGACTGGCGGCATCGCTCACCGATGGATTCCTGCTCGCTGTTCTTCCGGACGAGACCGACGATCGGTACGCTGTCCGACCCCGGATCGTCACTCGCGTGATCGATGCCATCCATGCCGAGCCCGACCGTCTGTGGACCGCAGCGGAGATGGCCGACGTCGCCGGGGTCAGCGTACGGCGCCTGCAGGAGGGCTTCCGCATCTACCTCGGCAAGACTCCCCGCGAATGCCTGACCGAGATCCGTCTCGCCGGCGTCCGAGCCGAACTCGCCTCGGGCTCGGCCCGTTCGGTGACCGACGTTGCCCTGAAATGGGGGTTCACTCATTTCGGCCGGTTCGC